The Pieris napi chromosome 11, ilPieNapi1.2, whole genome shotgun sequence DNA segment GATCTCCTCTAAGGCACCAACGTCCTCTCTCGGTACGTACGCGTCGTGTTTTGCGCACACAGCTGAAACGTGTACGGAAAGGTAGTGTACGcctttttaactattaatgtaataatataaatttaattattgatgtgactttttcaaaataagaaaTCCTGGCGACATAGCGGAAGATTATTCGAAGAATCTTTGATCCTGTTTGCGACGACGGTGTTTGGCGTATTCGCTACAACGAAGAACTTTATAACATCTTTGACGCCAACATCGTCCAATTCATAATGTACAACAGGCTCAAGTGGCTGGGACATGAGCACCGAATGGCGACCAACAGAACCCCAAGGTCCTTACTGAACTCACAACCGTTGGTGGGATGGAGTTGTCAAGGACCTCGAAACAAAAGGGGTTCGCAATTGTACGGGGGAAGCACTGGATAGATTGCGATGGCGAAGTGTACTTTAGAGGCTAAGACCCACAAGGGTCTGTATAAGCATTGATGATGAATCTGTTCTAGAAGATAGCATTTACAGAGAGAAACGTTTCTTACTTCACTCACCTATAATCAGCGAAGTGTCAAAGGGCACAGAGAAATTGCTTAAGTGCGTACATTCATCCATTATCCCTCTCATAAATTGAAGTGCCTCTCTGTCCCTCCAATGTATTTTTCCAATATCTATCTTTTTCCCACTTGATTTCATGAAAGGCAGATTAACCCATAGATCCGAGGTAAGATCAGATACGTTCCATGATTTTTTCTCCGGCTTTGGTTTATCTATGATTTCTTTAGATACAGTGTTGCTAGTTAAAATTTTTGACTCTGTTTCCGAGTCTGTAGAATTAGGTTTAGGAACATCGCATTTGGtttctgaaattaaaaaaaaagtatattttatatgacgaCAAATACCGTTTTGTTTAatggtattaattatttttgtaatttatttcccAACTCAACTAGTAGCGATACATAGCAGTTTTCGGgtcataaaacaaaaaatatatctgcGTGCTGGAAGAATTCATTAAATCGAAAAACGTTCCATTTGTAGCTCAATCCGTTAATGTTTCATGTGATAAACACATTAAAACACATTTGTTACGATTTTcaagaaaatattgtaatttttttttatatttatctatgttattaattataagcaATATGTTTGTGCACGCTGTCCGCACCTATCGATAATAGGAACTAAAGTTCTAGTTGTAGtgtatttgtttcttttttcttcttatgtTGGTGTGACTATTAATAAGCCAAATCAAACAAACGAATAACACTTACCAACTTTACATTTCAAGAGTACCTCCCTTATTTTAGCTTcagtcaatttatttataatctcaATATCCTGGGAGTCCAACTCAAATTTCTCATCCGACGTCAACTTATCATAAAGTTTCTGACTAATTTTCTCCTCttctaacaatatttttaacttttcatttaaattctcTTTTTGAGCAAAAGACTCGTTTTCTATAGGCACTttccttttttctttaattttagaaatggTATTTTCTTTAAACGTTATATCGACAGGATAATTTGGGTCCAGATTAACCGTTTTTACTATTGGGTCTTCTGACTGTGTGTCAATTCTTTGTGAGTATGTTTGAGCAAACTTCTTTCCCGCCAAAAAGGCCTCGTCTACAATAGTAACCATTTTTGATAGCTTTTCCCTGTATGTACCATCAGATAAATATTGGTCTTCGAGTAAATCCCAATTAATTGAATGTGACATTACACCCTGAATTGAAGGAAATATAGCAAAATAGTGAACGAAACAATTAAttcttgtatttaaaaatttgttacgCCATACCTATCAAACTATTCAATCACATTCctagaagttatagatcaCTGCCGTGTGATGCTTTCAAGGGGGAggtcattaaatatttaaaggcaagaTGTCTTTATATTGTAGGACAGTATTTAAACCAtaagttttatcaaaaattataaataacttaactgtTCTTACTAATATGATGACgataatgttaattaatatgacatttacatgcctattttatttgtagataAAAGATTTACTATCATTATCTTTGCTGCACTATGGTTGTACCGGTCTAAGCaagatattaaacattttaatgaaaaatggcGTATTGAGCATTAATACAGTTCTTGTGAATCCAAAGTCAAAATCAATCATTATTATCTGTTATATTCATTTAGATTTCAAACCTGTAAAAACACAGCAGAGGCGGTAGACCACGATAAACAAGGAACTAATACTAGTGGTTTCGGCCAATTTGTAGCAGCCAGAGAGGCCATCTGAAATTGTACAgaaatcaataacaaaactGTAAATACCTGTAGAAACAAATGCGTGCGACTTTTTAATGACGAGAGCGCCTAAGCGCGATTTATACTCTCtcgttaattatataataaattattaaaccaaaattagatttaaattaatattttaattgaaataaattttatgttacattttttataaatttcgagaaaaactaaaaacacgATAACTCAAAAATGGTTCACTTTTGCATACtgcatatatgtatatcacaAATAGTCGCCCCTATCACCTCTTTACGGGAATTCGACAAATTACCAATAATCCTGTATAATGTATACTAGCTTGTATTTCCGCAACTTCGATTGCGAAAATATATATCTCACGGGATTGATACTTTATCCGCCATATATGTGGAGTAATTTCGATTCCCACTGGACTCGTTTTTTTTGTCTCTAAACTTAAACTTTCGTTAGGTCTAACTAGtcgttattgttttattaaaataaaacataaaataatatccagCACCATAGagatttaattacaattttaagatAAGTGAAATACCAACATGTCCACCCATAGATAATCCGGTGACTCCAAGCGGGCCCAGACCATTACGCTCACACCAATGAAAAAGAACCAACGACTCAAGAATTAAACAACCGCCCATCACGAAAATGTCCGACACATTATGTAAGGAGGAACGCCTGGAAGTCACACATTGAAAAGgagaagtattaaaaaaacttaattaaatccCAATACATTGTTTTTCTACAAATCCTACATGTAATTAgctagtagtagtagtagtagtactagtagagcagtgttggcctagtggctttagcgtgcggcTTGCGTGTAGCGTGTtggctctcatccctgaggtcgtaggttctagccccggttgtgcaccaatggtgCTTtcgatgtgcgcatttaacattcgatcgaacggtgaaggaaaccggcttgccttagacccaaaaagtcgacggcgtgcgtcagacGCACCACcatcacctacttgcgtattagattaacaaataatcatgaaacagatacagaaatctgaggcccagaccttaaaaggtaatagcgccactgattattactattaattagctggttgtaaaataaattgcaaTAACGTCTTTATGTGTTCGGGTTTAGGTATATTTTACAATGCACAACGTTTATATTGCTTAGACGGTAAACCAAAGTCCAACGTGGGTGGCATATCATCCTggagtataataatataaaggtgAATTGGTTGGGTTAGTGATCTAAACTATTCAATTCTTTCATTTTTGGTATCAGTGTAATTTACATGCCTTGCACAATACACCTTAATACAAGCAGTAAAGACGTCATAGTAATTCACgagaattcaaaataataaatcaatattgcTAATAAGGGTGGGCCTTTCTGTTTATTCACaattttagtatatataataatatatgcaaaaatacaatatttaatttacattggTCCTTGAATAAACTGTACATCCCATATTTTGAGTagatattagtattattagaattaaattaagaaaacagaaataatacaacaaaaacaattgataaaaataaacaatttataaaaaagggtaCAAAGTATGCTAGTAAGGAAAATTATAGCTTACACTTGATCAGTTGGTTTGCGGAGGCCATAAAATGGATTTTCTAATATGATACCACCAATGCCGGCTTCTTTTAGCAATGGTTTGACCATTAAATTTCTTCTTCTCCAGAAATActgtaataattgttaatataagATAGTATAGTAGTGTATaaggtatattataagtaatatgATAAGTCTTCATTACAACTCAGAAGCAAATGGTTATCCTATTTTCATAAAGTTGAACTTACCACTGTTGAAAagaataacttcaaaaatacttacatggtCACCAGTACCAGCAAGATGTAAACAGACAGGTTTGCATGAGGATTCTGGCCAATGATTAGGTAATAACATTTGAAAATGTGCCTTTTGTGCAATTTTTGGGACTATACCAGGTAAATATCTTTCCATTGGAGTAACAAAGTAGCCCTCCAGAAGACGACAATCTGACAGGGTTTGTTcctgaaaataaattgtattaataatataatagaaaagatgaaagtgaaaaaaaatatatttcttataaatatataaatttttagaaCATAAGCTAAATTGACACTATTCatcttattatataacacaatatttaaacaaacctTGGTAATTGTTACAGGGTAATCTTTTTCTACCAATTTAAAGCATTCATCTCGATTGGAGACAACTTTTCTAAACTCAAataacctaaaaataaaagttttaaattatttttgcctTAACATATTCTTAACTTTAGATAAGTCTAGTATATTCTATAAACATCTATATAGGAAGTTTCATACAAGTATCTTAGCTTAAGAAGCTTACCTACGAAGGTTTTCTGGTTTTCCCCAACCTTTAGTGAAAAATTTTGTGATAAGTATACTACGGTAAACTGCATCTAATTTACTAGTGGACATTTTTGTGGAATGGGCGGATTGATATGTGgtgttttatgttaaattgtaattagaaTTTGCGTTGTTCATTATCCGTCAAtacatttctaaaaaaatcacaAGGTTTAGACATTAGTTTGTCATGTAACATGTAAACTCCGACagagatatttaaatattgacaaAGTCAACAAAATCAGCTGTTTACTACTGTCTAACTTTCCATTGGCTATAGCGAGTGATTGATTAAACTTCGTTCAAAAACATGTGATGCCATAGATAAAGGTTAAAGTCACTTACAAACGTATTTTTTGAGCGGTTTgattcaaattaaacaataaacattatcaaattttattcaaagagAAATCAATAGA contains these protein-coding regions:
- the LOC125054136 gene encoding protein ABHD18 isoform X3, which encodes MERYLPGIVPKIAQKAHFQMLLPNHWPESSCKPVCLHLAGTGDHYFWRRRNLMVKPLLKEAGIGGIILENPFYGLRKPTDQVRSSLHNVSDIFVMGGCLILESLVLFHWCERNGLGPLGVTGLSMGGHMASLAATNWPKPLVLVPCLSWSTASAVFLQGVMSHSINWDLLEDQYLSDGTYREKLSKMVTIVDEAFLAGKKFAQTYSQRIDTQSEDPIVKTVNLDPNYPVDITFKENTISKIKEKRKVPIENESFAQKENLNEKLKILLEEEKISQKLYDKLTSDEKFELDSQDIEIINKLTEAKIREVLLKCKVETKCDVPKPNSTDSETESKILTSNTVSKEIIDKPKPEKKSWNVSDLTSDLWVNLPFMKSSGKKIDIGKIHWRDREALQFMRGIMDECTHLSNFSVPFDTSLIIAVCAKHDAYVPREDVGALEEIWPGVEVRYVDAGHVSAYILHQSLFRSCIREAFERSKKKWKDGQHIE
- the LOC125054136 gene encoding protein ABHD18 isoform X1 → MSTSKLDAVYRSILITKFFTKGWGKPENLRRLFEFRKVVSNRDECFKLVEKDYPVTITKEQTLSDCRLLEGYFVTPMERYLPGIVPKIAQKAHFQMLLPNHWPESSCKPVCLHLAGTGDHYFWRRRNLMVKPLLKEAGIGGIILENPFYGLRKPTDQVRSSLHNVSDIFVMGGCLILESLVLFHWCERNGLGPLGVTGLSMGGHMASLAATNWPKPLVLVPCLSWSTASAVFLQGVMSHSINWDLLEDQYLSDGTYREKLSKMVTIVDEAFLAGKKFAQTYSQRIDTQSEDPIVKTVNLDPNYPVDITFKENTISKIKEKRKVPIENESFAQKENLNEKLKILLEEEKISQKLYDKLTSDEKFELDSQDIEIINKLTEAKIREVLLKCKVETKCDVPKPNSTDSETESKILTSNTVSKEIIDKPKPEKKSWNVSDLTSDLWVNLPFMKSSGKKIDIGKIHWRDREALQFMRGIMDECTHLSNFSVPFDTSLIIAVCAKHDAYVPREDVGALEEIWPGVEVRYVDAGHVSAYILHQSLFRSCIREAFERSKKKWKDGQHIE
- the LOC125054136 gene encoding protein ABHD18 isoform X2, which translates into the protein MSTSKLDAVYRSILITKFFTKGWGKPENLRRLFEFRKVVSNRDECFKLVEKDYPVTITKEQTLSDCRLLEGYFVTPMERYLPGIVPKIAQKAHFQMLLPNHWPESSCKPVCLHLAGTGDHYFWRRRNLMVKPLLKEAGIGGIILENPFYGLRKPTDQVRSSLHNVSDIFVMGGCLILESLVLFHWCERNGLGPLGVTGLSMGGHMASLAATNWPKPLVLVPCLSWSTASAVFLQGVMSHSINWDLLEDQYLSDGTYREKLSKMVTIVDEAFLAGKKFAQTYSQRIDTQSEDPIVKTVNLDPNYPVDITFKENTISKIKEKRKVPIENESFAQKENLNEKLKILLEEEKISQKLYDKLTSDEKFELDSQDIEIINKLTEAKIREVLLKCKVETKCDVPKPNSTDSETESKILTSNTVSKEIIDKPKPEKKSWNVSDLTSDLWVNLPFMKSSGKKIDIGKIHWRDREALQFMRGIMDECTHLSNFSVPFDTSLIIGE